From one Marmota flaviventris isolate mMarFla1 chromosome 1, mMarFla1.hap1, whole genome shotgun sequence genomic stretch:
- the LOC114107669 gene encoding olfactory receptor 7E178-like, producing the protein MRVAVSGAQVPIYVFHFSHPFLFFKRCPSNIEQQNLTRVSEFQLLSLSEEPDLQPILFGLFLSMYLVTVLGNLLIILAVSSDTHLHTPMYFFLSNLSLADIGFISTTVPKMIVNLLTHSKAISYVGCLTQMSVFLIFGCMDDLLLTVMAYDRFVAICHPLNYSVIMNPRICGFLVLLSLLISLFDSQLQNLSVLNFSYFKDVEISNFFCDPSQLLNLTCPETSSSTMVKCFVFAIFGFVPITGIFFSYYKIIFSILRISSSSGKYKAFSTCGSHLAVVCVFYGTSLGVYLGSAVSCSPRKGAVASVMYTVVTPMLNPFIYSLRNKDLKCSLRRLCHSLV; encoded by the coding sequence GTGCCCatttatgtatttcatttctcccatcctttcttatttttcaaaaggtgTCCTAGCAATATAGAGCAACAAAATCTAACACGTGTCTCAGAATTTCAACTCCTGAGCCTCTCAGAGGAACCAGACCTGCAACCCATCCTCTTTggactgttcctgtccatgtacctggtcacagtgcttgggaacctgctcatcatcctggctgtcAGCTCTGACACCCACCTCCacacgcccatgtacttcttcctctccaacctgtccttggctgacatTGGTTTCATCTCCACCACAGTCCCAAAGATGATTGTGAACCTCCTAACTCACAGCAAAGCCATCTCCTATGTGGGCTGCCTGACACAGAtgtctgtttttctcatttttggatGCATGGATGATCTGCTTTtgactgtgatggcctatgaccgctttgtggccatctgccaccctTTGAACTACTCAGTCATTATGAACCCTCGCATCTGTGGCTTCCTAGTTTTGCTATCTCTTTTAATTAGCCTTTTTGACTCCCAGCTGCAAAACTTGAGTGTCTTAAACTTTTCCTACTTCAAGGATGTAGAAATTTCCAATTTCTTCTGTGACCCTTCTCAACTCCTTAATCTTACCTGTCCTGAAACTTCCTCCAGTACCATGGTCAAATGCTTTGTTTTTGCCATATTTGGTTTTGTTCCCATCACAGGgatctttttctcttattataaaattattttctctattctaAGGATCTCATCCTCTAGTGGgaagtacaaagccttctccacctgtgggtctcacctggCTGTTGTCTGTGTATTTTATGGAACTTCCCTTGGAGTGTACCTTGGCTCAGCTGTGTCATGTTCTCCCAGAAAGGGTGCAGTGGCCTCAGTGATGTACACAGTGGTCAcacccatgctgaaccccttcatctacagcttACGGAATAAGGACTTAAAATGCTCCCTGAGGAGGCTGTGCCATAGCTTGGTGTGA